One genomic window of Anticarsia gemmatalis isolate Benzon Research Colony breed Stoneville strain chromosome 23, ilAntGemm2 primary, whole genome shotgun sequence includes the following:
- the LOC142983074 gene encoding UDP-glucosyltransferase 2-like — MCVIINMLSIALIIVLSIIQNEGAKILAFIPTPAISHQVVFRPLTQELAKRGHEVVVITTDPIFEKGKSPPNFTEIDVHDMSYKIWEDIYKSTSTKDDDVKLKIAFFSIIEVIEMQLKTPEVQRLIKEETFDLLFLEAWPGLTLALSHVFKAPVIQIASFGFLNDNVDTMGASWHPFLYPDANSHKLYNMTKWEKMEVLWDFYMVENFMNSVREAEDAMAKKLFGPHVPAIEELKNNVDMMFLNIHPIWENRPVPSSVIYMWGIHQRPVKELPKDLKTYLDSSKNGVIYMSLGTNVRPSILPPERIQMMVKVFSELPYDVIWKWDKDELPGRSENIRIFKWLPQSDLLRHPKIKLYIMQGGLQSTDEAISAGVPLVAIPIWGDQWYNAEKYVYHKIGVKLDLTTFQEDEFRNAIKTVIGDPSYRQNMQRIRDLMADEPMKPLDRAVWWTEYVLRHGGAKHLRSPAANISWTDYLELELVVTIFLILVTILSLILIFMFYICRCLCRFGSNDKTNKSKTS; from the exons ATGTGCGtaataataaacatgttatCAATTGCCTTGATAATAGTTCTAtcaataatacaaaatgaaGGAGCTAAAATACTAGCATTTATCCCGACTCCAGCTATAAGCCATCAAGTAGTGTTTCGACCTTTAACTCAAGAACTAGCGAAGCGAGGACATGAAGTCGTCGTCATCACAACAGACCCGATCTTTGAAAAAGGTAAATCACCTCCAAATTTCACAGAAATTGATGTCCATGACATGTCTTACAAAATTTGGGAAGACATTTACAAAAGCACATCGACAAAAGACGATGATGTGAAATTGAAGATAGCATTCTTTAGTATCATTGAAGTTATTGAAATGCAGTTGAAAACACCTGAAGTACAAAGACTGATCAAGGAGGAGACATTTGATTTGCTCTTTTTAGAAGCCTGGCCGGGATTGACTTTAGCCCTATCACATGTGTTCAAAGCACCGGTCATTCAAATAGCATCGTTTGGTTTCCTGAATGATAATGTTGATACGATGGGAGCGTCTTGGCATCCGTTCTTGTATCCAGATGCAAATAGTCATAAACTTTACAATATGACAAAATGGGAGAAGATGGAAGTGTTGTGGGATTTTTATATGgttgaaaattttatgaattcGGTTAGAGAAGCAGAAGATGCTATGGCTAAGAAATTGTTTGGACCTCATGTTCCAGCTATAGAAGAATTGAAGAATAATGTTGATATGATGTTTTTGAATATACATCCCATTTGGGAGAACAGGCCAGTGCCGTCAAGTGTTATTTATATGTGGGGGATACATCAAAGACCGGTGAAAGAATTACCAAAG GATCTCAAAACCTACTTAGACTCTTCTAAAAACGGAGTGATCTACATGAGCTTAGGTACAAACGTGAGACCGTCTATACTACCACCAGAGAGGATACAAATGATGGTGAAGGTTTTTTCAGAGTTACCTTATGACGTCATATGGAAGTGGGACAAAGATGAGTTGCCTGGACGGTCTGAAAACATTCGGATATTCAAATGGTTACCACAATCTGATCTTCTAC GGCACCCAAAAATTAAACTGTATATAATGCAAGGAGGTCTTCAATCAACGGACGAAGCCATATCAGCCGGTGTTCCACTCGTCGCTATACCTATATGGGGAGACCAGTGGTACAACGCAGAGAAATATGTATACCATAAAATAGGAGTTAAATTGGATTTGACTACTTTTCAAGAAGATGAATTTAGGAATGCTATTAAAACTGTTATTGGGGATCCAAG CTATCGGCAAAATATGCAACGGATACGTGATTTGATGGCTGACGAGCCGATGAAGCCATTAGACCGCGCAGTTTGGTGGACGGAGTACGTACTACGTCACGGTGGAGCCAAACATCTGAGATCACCTGCAGCCAACATCTCCTGGACAGATTATCTTGAACTTGAACTAGTTGTGACAATTTTTTTGATATTGGTTACAATATTGTCTTTAATcttgatatttatgttttatatctgTCGATGTCTGTGTAGATTTGGAAGTAATGATAAAACTAATAAGAGCAAAACgtcttaa
- the LOC142982975 gene encoding vitellin-degrading protease-like, translating into MGGYSGFIMLNWVFCLAFVSCVVSTPTIKSLEEIRIVGGEDVDIMEAPYQVSLVRRGRHTCGGAIVANDIVVTAAHCISGSVPEEYEVRVGSSYSSEGGELYPVGDLLWHPSFDFYKMDSDIAILWLSKPMVFSDKVAPIDMFSGEEEVADGAPTIVTGWGHIREGGGFPTMLQKVIVPKVNEELCNEAYKPTYSITSRMLCAGAPEGGKDACQGDSGGPLVYNNKLAGIVSWGLGCARPDYPGVYAKVSALRQWLDDNIASIRLRHLLRRA; encoded by the exons ATGGGAGGGTATAGTGGCTTCATCATGTTGAACTGGGTTTTCTGTTTGGCTTTCGTCAGCTGTGTTG TCTCAACACCAACAATAAAATCCTTGGAAGAAATAAGGATAGTTGGTGGTGAAGATGTGGACATCATGGAAGCCCCGTACCAAGTGTCACTGGTGAGAAGAGGAAGACATACGTGTGGTGGAGCTATCGTCGCTAATGATATTGTTGTGACCGCTGCACATTGTATAAGTGG ATCCGTCCCAGAAGAATACGAAGTCCGCGTAGGATCTTCTTACAGTAGCGAGGGCGGAGAGCTATACCCAGTAGGAGACCTACTCTGGCATCCAAGCTTTGATTTCTACAAGATGGACTCCGATATCGCTATTCTATGGTTGTCTAAACCTATGGTGTTTAGTGATAAGGTCGCTCCTATAGATATGTTCAGTGGAGAAGAAGAAGTGGCAGATGGGGCTCCTACTATCGTTACTGGATGGGGACATATTAGG GAAGGAGGTGGCTTCCCAACGATGCTGCAGAAGGTCATTGTACCCAAAGTAAATGAGGAGCTATGTAACGAGGCCTACAAACCTACATACAGCATCACATCTAGGATGCTCTGCGCTGGTGCTCCAGAGGGAGGGAAGGATGCTTGCCAG GGTGACAGCGGCGGTCCTCTAGTCTACAACAACAAACTCGCCGGCATCGTTTCCTGGGGTCTCGGATGTGCCAGACCAGACTACCCTGGAGTCTATGCGAAGGTCTCAGCTTTGAGACAGTGGCTGGATGACAACATCGCGTCTATTAGACTGAGGCATCTTTTGAGAAGAGCGtga
- the LOC142983075 gene encoding UDP-glucosyltransferase 2-like: MLVIAIIFALFTQNEAAKILAFIPTPSISHQVVYRPITQELAKRGHEVVVITTDPAFPKGKAPPNLREIDVHDISYKVWEELYKLTSKGDKDVIGHVKPAYYEIIRITEMQIKTPEVQKLIKEEKFDLLILEAWTRPAIVLSHVFKVPVIQVASCGFLNDNIDTVGASWHPLLYPNTLSQKLYNLTQWEKLEVMWLLYRLENVFSGAVETENAMAKRLFGPNTPSIDELRNNVQMIFLNIHPIWDSNRPVPPNVVYIWGVHKRPEKELPEDLKTYLDSSKNGVIYMSLGTNVRPSLLPPEKVQMIVKAFSKLPYDVLWKWDKDELPGRSKNIRIFKWLPQSDLLRHPKIKVFITQGGLQSTDEAITAGVPLIGIPMLGDQWYNVEKYIHHNIGIKLDINTLKEEELRSAIDTVIADPSYRQNIIRLRELMRDEPMKPLDRAVWWTEYVLRHGGAKHLRSPAANISWTELIELELVLIVLFVFVVGLTGVSIILCNIWQCFRRSGRKNKASKSKKRS, translated from the exons ATGTTAGTGATTGCaataatatttgcattatttacacaaaatgaAGCGGCAAAAATATTAGCTTTTATTCCGACACCTTCTATCAGTCATCAAGTTGTGTATCGGCCTATAACTCAAGAACTAGCAAAGAGAGGACATGAAGTGGTTGTTATTACGACAGATCCTGCCTTTCCAAAAGGTAAAGCACCTCCAAATTTAAGAGAAATTGATGTCCATGACATATCTTACAAAGTTTGGGAAGAACTATACAAGTTAACTTCAAAGGGAGACAAAGATGTTATTGGCCACGTTAAACCTGCGTATTATGAAATCATTCGCATCACTGAAATGCAGATAAAAACACCCGAAGTGCAAAAGCTGATCAAAGAAGAAAAGTTTGATTTACTGATTTTAGAAGCCTGGACAAGACCAGCAATAGTTTTATCCCATGTTTTCAAAGTACCAGTGATTCAAGTAGCCTCGTGTGGTTTTCTAAACGACAATATAGATACTGTAGGAGCGTCGTGGCATCCACTTTTGTATCCAAATACTTTGAGTCagaaactttataatttaacgCAATGGGAAAAACTGGAAGTTATGTGGTTGTTGTACAGGCTCGAGAATGTTTTCTCTGGGGCTGTAGAAACAGAGAATGCTATGGCTAAGAGACTGTTTGGTCCAAATACTCCCAGTATAGATGAACTGAGAAATAATGTACAGatgatatttttgaatattcatCCAATTTGGGACAGCAATAGGCCGGTGCCGCCAAATGTGGTGTATATTTGGGGAGTACATAAAAGACCTGAAAAAGAATTGCCAGAG GACCTCAAAACTTACTTAGACTCTTCAAAGAACGGAGTGATTTACATGAGTTTGGGTACAAATGTGCGTCCGTCTCTACTGCCTCCAGAAAAAGTGCAGATGATTGTCAAAGCATTCTCAAAATTACCTTACGATGTGCTATGGAAATGGGATAAAGATGAGTTGCCTGGACGTAGTAAAAATATAAGGATATTTAAATGGCTGCCACAATCTGACCTTCTCA GGCATCCAAAAATCAAAGTGTTTATCACACAAGGAGGTCTACAATCAACAGATGAAGCTATAACTGCTGGAGTACCACTTATTGGTATACCAATGTTAGGAGATCAGTGGTACAATGTCGAAAAATATATTCATCATAATATTGGAATCAAACTTGATATAAACACTCTTAAAGAAGAAGAACTTAGAAGTGCTATTGATACTGTTATTGCAGATCCGAG CTATCGCCAGAATATAATCCGCTTGCGTGAATTAATGCGTGACGAGCCGATGAAGCCTTTAGACCGCGCAGTGTGGTGGACTGAGTACGTATTACGTCACGGTGGAGCCAAACATCTGAGATCACCTGCAGCCAACATCTCCTGGACGGAGTTGATCGAACTAGAATTGGTTTTAATAgtactatttgtttttgttgttgggTTAACTGGAGTTTCgataatattatgcaatatttgGCAATGTTTTCGCAGAAGTGGAAGGAAGAACAAAGCttcgaaaagtaaaaaaaggtcatga